The Halorubrum sp. BV1 nucleotide sequence GGCGCGGAGCGCCGCCGCCGCGCGATGATCTTGGAGGCGCAGGGAGAGCGTCGCTCCGCGGTCGAGCAGGCGGAGGGTGACAAGCAGTCGAACATCATCCGGGCGCAGGGCGAAAAGCAGTCGCAGATCCTCGAAGCGCAGGGTGACGCGATATCGACCGTCCTCCGGGCTCGCTCCGCGGAGTCGATGGGCGAACGCGCCATCATCGAGCGCGGGATGGAGACCCTAGAGGAGATCGGCAAAGGCGAGTCCACCACGTTCGTCCTCCCGCAGGAACTCACCAGCCTGGTGGGCCGCTACGGCAAGGCCCTCTCCGGCTCCGACGTCCAACAGATGGAGGGATTAGAGAGCAAGGAGTTCGACGAGGAGACGGAGAAGATGCTCGGCTTAGAGGACATCGAGAGCGCGCTCGAACAGCTCGATACGGTGGCCGACAGCGACCTGCGGACCGACGAGACGCGGGACGCGGACACGGCACGCGACAGCGCCCGCGACACCGGCATCGCCGGCGAGGCGGACCTCGACCGCGAGGCCGACCGTGACGTGGACCTCGAGACCGAAAGCGAGCGTCCGGGCGACTGACCCCGAACCGGCTCCCGGGAGCCGGGCGGTTCCGCCCCCCTCAGGGCCGCCACGTCGACGGGTCGAGCGCCCAGAGCGACCCCACCGCGACCGCGCCGGCGACCCCGGCGGAGGCGAGCGCGAGCGGGGCCGCTTCCCCCCTTGCGACCGCGGCGAGCAACAGCGCCGCACCGACGAGCAGCGTGATCGTGTCCTCGGTCGTCGCGGCGCGGACCACCGGCGCTATCGCCCCTCCGGCGAGCGCACCCGCCGCGACCGCGGCCGGAGGTCCACCACCGAGCGCCGCGAGCGTCTCCGGAGCGGCGAACGCGGCGAGGGGGGCTCCCAAGCCGGTTCCGATTCCGGTGCCGAGTGCGAGCGCCGCGCCGGCACCCAGTGCGGGTGCGAGGAGAGCGGCGCGCGCGGAGAGGTCGGCGTCGGCGAGCGCGGCCGCACCGCCGACGAAAAACACCGATCCGGCCGCGAGGAGCGCGGGCGCGGCCAGACGCGAGATCGGCGACGGCGAGACGCCGGCGGGGCTGCCGGACGCGCCTCCGGCTTCGGGGACGATCACGGGCGCGACGGCGGCCGCGCTCGCGAACGCGGCGACGGCGAGCGCGAGGAGGACCGCTCCGCGGAGCCGGCGGGACACAGAGAGCATACCGGCGAGAGGCCGCCGACCCACTAAACGATCGCGGGACGCGACCAGATGATCGCGGGACGTGGACCGATGGACGCGCACGCGATCGGTGAAAAACTCCCTCGGCCGGTCGCGACCTCGGGACGCCGACATTCAGATCGTCACGCCGGCGCGATCGCCGTCGGCGGAGACGATGACGCGCTCCGGGATCCCCTGCTGGTCGGTGAGCCGAAGTAGCAGGGTCTTGACGACGGGGTCGTCGAGCTTCTCGACGTCGACGTCGGGACCGGACTCGTCGACCGCGACGCGAAGCGCGCCATCGCCGATGCGGCTGATCGCGCCGAGGCGCAACGCGACTTCGGGCGCGGTGAGGCGCTGAGCGACGACGAGGATCGACTCGCCGCCGTCGTCGACGAACCGGGTTGCATCGACGAACGACCGCGCTTCGGCCGCGTCGGGACGGAGCGCACCGAGCGCGGCGTCACCCGACCGGTACGACGCCGCGTGAACATGGAGCTCGGGGGGAAGCGCGCGGATGCTCTGGCCGTCGACGAGCGGGTCGCCGTCGACGTAGCGGCTTCGAACGGCGAGGTCTCGCGGGGTCGACGCGGCCACGTCGCGGATCCGGTCGGTACAGCCCGCGGTGGCGGCGGCGAGGGCTCCGACCACGACCGCGCGCCGGTACATGAGTCCGAATCCGACGGTGTCGGGTAAAAATCCCTGCCTCGGCGTTCCGCCGGATGAGAATCGGTGCGCCGACAGCGAACGGGCGATGGGCCGCTCGACTACTCCCCGCCGACCGGCGCGGGAACGCCTTCGTCTCCGTCACCGATCTCGAAGGCGCGACGGAGTTCGGCGATCCGGTCGCGGATGTCGGCGGCCAACTCGAACTCAAGATTGCTCGCGGCCTCGTCCATCCGCTCTTCGAGCGCGTCGATCTGCGCTCTCGCCTCCTCTTCGCTCTCTACGTCGCCGACGCTGACCGAGGCGGTGTCCGTCGTCGCGCCCGGGAGGTTGGTCTCGCCGACGGGCTTGTCGATGGTGGTCGCCTCGTACCCGTGCTCGTCGTTGTACTCCAGTTGTATCTCCCGACGGCGCTGGGTCTCCTCGATGGCGGCCTCCATCGAGTCCGTCATCCGGTCGGCGTACAGCACCACCTCGCCGTTGACGTTGCGCGCGGCTCGCCCCATCGTCTGAACGAGGGTGGTGGTGGAGCGCAAGAACCCCTCTTGGTCGGCGTCGAGGATGGCGACGAGACTCACCTCCGGGATGTCGAGGCCCTCCCGCAGCAGGTTGATGCCGACCAGCACGTCGATGTTGCCGAGTCGGAGGTCGCGGATGATCTCGTGGCGCTCCAAGGTGTCCGTCTCGTCGTGCATGTACGCCACGTCGATACCGGCCTCTTCGAAGTACTCCGTGAGGTCCTCGGCCATCCGCTTCGTGAGCGTGGTGACGAGGACGCGCTCGTCGCGTTCGATCCGCTCGCCGACGCGTTCTAAGAGGTCTTCGACCTGTCCCGTCGCCTCCGTCACCTCCACCTTCGGGTCGACGAGGTGCGTGGGACGGACGATCTGCTCTGCGATCTGCTCCGAGGTCTCGCGCTCGTAGTCGCCGGGCGTCGCCGACACGTAGAGGGTGCGGTCGGTCTTCGCCTCGAACTCCTCGAACGTCAGGGGCCGGTTGTCGTAGGCGGTCGGCAGCCGGAACCCGTTCTCGACGAGCGAGTCCTTCCGCGATTTGTCGCCCTCGTACTGTCCCTTTATCTGCGGGATCGTCTGATGGGACTCGTCGATCACGGTGAGGAAGTCGTCTGGGAAGTAATCGAGGAGCGTGTAGGGGGCGTCGCCCGACTCGCGGTCGTCCATGTGGACGGAGTAGTTCTCGATTCCCGAACAGTAGCCCGCCTCCCGGAGCATCTCGATGTCGAAGGTCGTCCGCTCTTCGATGCGCTGAGCGGCCACCAGATCGCCCTGCCGCTCGAAGTAGCTCACCCGTTTCTCCATCAGCTCTTCTATCTCCGCTATCGCCCGCTCCAGCTTGTCGTCCGGGATCGAGTAGTGTTCCGCGGGGTGGAGCATGACCGCGGGCTCCTCGCTCACGACCTCGCCTTTCATCGGGTCGACTTTCACTATCCGATCGATCTCGTCGCCCCACAGCTCGACGCGGACCGCGTACCGACCGTACATCGGGTATATCTCCACGGTGTCGCCGCGCACGCGGAAGGTGCCCTGCGTGAAGTCCACGTCGTTGCGCTCGTAGTTCAGGTCTACGAGGTCGGCGAGCAGCCGGTCCCGACCGACCGCCTCGCCCACCTCCAACCGGAGCGCCATCTCCCGGTAGTTTTGCGGATCGCCGAGCCCGTAGATGGCAGAGACGGAGGCGACCACGATGACGTCGTCGCGAGTGAGAAGCGAGCGCGTCGCGGAGTGGCGGAGTCGGTCGATCTCCTCGTTAATTGACATCTCCTTGTCGATGAACGTGTCCGTCTGCTCGACGTACGCCTCCGGCTGGTAGTAGTCGTAGTAGGAGACGAAGTACTCGACGGCGTTGTCCGGAAACAGCTCGCGGAACTCCTCGTACAGCTGGGCCGCGAGCGTCTTGTTATGAGCCAAGACGAGGGTGGGCTGGTCCAGTTCTTCGGCGACCCACGAGACGGTGTTGGTCTTGCCGGAGCCGGTGACGCCGAGGAGCGTCTGTCTGTCCGCGCCTCCCTCGAACCCCTCGACCAACTGCGCTATCGCCTCGGGCTGGTCGCCCGCGGGCTCGAACGGGGCGTCGACGCGGAGGGGGCGATCGACGGTCGGGCGGTCCTCCGAGAGTGGGGAGTCGGCGTCGCTCACGATATCCGCCGTTGGGCGGCGAGACACTTGAGCGGCGCGGCGGTAATGGACGGTGCGGTGACACCCCCCCAGACAACGGCAGCGTTCGGCGCGGCACGATCGCGCACGCAGTCGCCGGGGCGTCTTGTCGCCTCGCGTACGGCTCCCGCCGGCTCGACCACGCCGGCGGGTCCCGCTCGACGCACGTAGCGGAACGGTTTTATATCGAAACCTCACAAGTATTTGCTAATGACCGCGGCGGCTCGTCAGGCGGCCACGCTCTTCCGAGGCCGACGAGCCCCGCGACCGCGACGAGGCGTCCGACCGCGACGGGTTTCCGGCGCGGCGCGACGACTGGCCCCCCAAGGCCAGTAAGTTTCCCCTTGTCGCGTTCGCGCCGTTTCGTTCCCGAGAGTGACAGCTTCATCGATCGGTAGCGACCGCGCCGCAATTTTGTTCCAATCTCTAAACCGTCGAATTTAAGGGGGTGGGCCGGATCTACTCCGATAATGACGAGCGTTGCACTCGCGTTCAGTGGCGGACTCGACACGACAGTGTGCGTACCGCTTTTGAAAGAGGAGTACGGCTACGACGAGGTCATCGGCGTCAACGTCGACGTCGGCCAGCCGACGGAAGAGTTCGACGAGGCGGAAGAGACCGCCGATGCGCTTGGACTCGACATCCACGTCGTCGACGCGAAAGAGGAGTTCGCGGAGCTGTGTTTCGACGCGGTGAAGACGAACGCGACGTATCAGGGGTACCCGCTCGGGACCGCGCTGGCGCGTCCCGTCATCGCCGAGGCCATTCTGGGCGTCGCCGAGGAGGAAGGCTGTGACGCCATCGCGCACGGCTGTACGGGTAAGGGGAACGACCAGCTCCGGTTCGAGGCCGTCTGGCGCGGCTCCGATCTGGAGGTCATCGCGCCTGTCCGCGAGCTCGGACTCACCCGCGAGTGGGAGATCGACTACGCCGCGGAGAAGGACCTGCCCGTCGAGGCCGGCGACGGTGGTGTCTGGTCGATCGACGAGAACATCTGGTCGCGCGCGGTCGAGGGCGGCGAACTCGAGAACCCGGACTACGAGCCGCCGGAGGACATCTACGAGTGGACCGCAGAGCCCGAGGGCGAGACGACGATCGAGGTCGCCTTCGAGGAGGGCGTCCCGGTCGCCGTCGACGGCGAGGCGATGGACCCGGTGCCGCTCATCCAGCACCTCAACGAGTACGCCGGCGGCTACGGCATCGGCCGCACCGACGTGATGGAAGACCGCATGCTCGGGCTGAAGGTGCGCGAGAACTACGAGCACCCGGCCGCGACGGTCCTGCTCACGGCACACCAAGCCCTAGAGGACCTCGTCCTCACCAAAAACGAGCGCTCGTTCAAGAAGGGGATCGAACAGGAGTGGTCCGAGAAGGCGTATCAGGGGCTCGTGTTCGCGCCCGTCGTCGACGCGCTGAACGCCTTCGTCGACGAGACGCAGGACGTGGTGACTGGCACCGCGACGGTCAAAGTCTCCGGCGGCAACTGCCGCGTCGTCGCCCGCGACTCCGAGTACGCCGTCTACTCCGAGGAGATGGCCTCGTTTAACACCGAAGACGTGGCCGGCATCGCACAGGAGGACGCCACGGGCGTCGCGAAGTACCACGGGTTACAGGAGCGTCTCGCCAACGACGTGAAAGAGGCGGTCTCGAAGCCCGAACTCGCCAGCGATGGCGGAGAGACTGCAGACGAGGAATAGATGACCGACGACGATCCCGCCGTGACCGCCGAGGGTGCCGAGGACGCCGACACCGCCGTCCGCCGCGACCGCTTCAGCGGCGGTCCCGCCCGCGCGTTCCTCTCCAGTCTCGCGGCCGACGCGGCCATCTTCGAGGCGGACCTCGCGGTCGATCGCGCGCACACGGTGATGCTCGCGGAGCGGGAGATCGTCGACGACGCGGTCGCGGGCGAAATCCTCGCGGCGCTCGACGCCGTCGAGGCCGCCGGTCACGGTGACCTCGACGGAGGCGAGGACGTCCACGAGGCGATCGAGACGGCCGTGATCGACCGGATCGGTCCCGATGGCGGGCGGATGCACACGGCGCGCTCGCGCAACGACGAGGTTGCGACCTGCATCCGGTACCGCCTGCGCGAGGACCTGCTCGCGGCCGCGGAGGCCACCCTGACGCTGCGTCGGGCGCTTCTCGACGTCGCCGGCGAGCACACGGAGACGGTGATGCCCGGCTACACCCACCTCCAGCCGGCTCAGCCGACGACGATCGCGCACTACCTGCTGTCGTACGAGGGCGGGATCGCGCGCGACACGGCGCGGCTGCTCGACGCCTACGAGCGCACCAACCGCTCGCCGCTCGGCGCGGCCGCGTTCGCGGGCACGCCGTTCGACATCGACCGCGAGCGGACCGCCGAGCTGCTCGGGTTCGACGGGCTCGTCGCCAACTCGATGGACGCCGCCTCCGCGCGCGACTTCCTCGCCGAGGGGGCGACCGCGTGCGCGACGCTCGCGACGACGCTGTCCGGGCTCGCGGAGGACCTCGTCCTCTTTTCGAACAAGGGGTTCGTCGAGCTGTCCGACGACTACGCGTCCACCTCTTCGATCATGCCTCAAAAAAAGAACCCCGACACGCTGGAGCTGACCCGCGGCGTCGCCGGCGACGCCATCGGCGAGGCGGCCGGCACGCTGAGTCTGCTCAAGGGGTTACCGCGCGCGTACAATCGCGACCTCCAGCGCGCGCACGCGAGCGTCTTCGAGACCGCGGACGACGTGCGGGAGGCGGCCGAGGTGGCTGCGGGCGCGGTCGCGACGGCCGACTGGAACGAGGCGGTGCTCGCCGACGCCGCGGGCGACGGCTTCTCGACGGCGACCGGCGTCGCAGACCTGCTCGCCACAGGGGGACTTCCCTTCCGCACCGCCCACGAGATAGTCGCGGCCGCGGCCGAGCGCGTCGCGGACGACGACGCGCCGCCGGCGGCCGCCGCAAAAGTTGACGAGGCCGCGCGAACGGTGACGGGCGAGCCCCTCTCGGCGTACGTGAGCCGCGAGGAGGTCGAGGCCGTCTTGGACCCCGAACGCAGCGTCGCGAGCCGCGACTCCGCGGGCGGACCAGCGCCCGACGCGGTCGCGTGCGATCTCGAAGCGCGCCGCGAGTCGCTCGACGCGGACGAAACGACGCTCGCGGCGCGTCGGGAGGCGCTCGCGGATGCGGCTCGCGCGCTCGACGCCGAGGTGAGCGAGTATGTCTGAGGTGGTCTCCGGTGTCTGACCGACGCCGACAGCCGGACCGGCTGCGACGACCGCCGCGGTCGGCGGTCGATCCGTGACCGCCGGCGGCGATCCCGTCCCCGCGAGGGGGCGAAGTTCGTATCGAATTCTGACACGACACGGAACGCCGGGGCGACTCGTTCCGGTTTTACGCGAGTAGCGGCCGCTTTACGTAGTGTAATATCCTCGACAAGTTCGAAGCCTTTATGCGCTCTCGACGCTGACACCGATCCACGATGACGAGCGACACCGATACGCTGGTGGCGGAGGACCCGATCACGGGCGACGAGATCGAACTGCCGGCCGACGTCGAGGTCGGCGAGATAATCGACAGTCCGGTCACCGGGACCGAGCTGGAGGTCATCTCTCTCGACCCCGTCGTGTTAGAGGAGGCCCCCGAGCTCGAGGAGGACTGGGGCGAGTAACGTCGATGGTGACGACCGCGCCGAGGTGGTCCGCGTGAAGGTCGGGATCCTCTACTCGCGGATCCGGAAAGACGAGAAGCTGCTGCTCTCCGAGCTTCGCGACCGCGACCACGACGTCGAGAAGATAGACGTCCGCAAGGAGCGGTTCGGCCTCGACGCGACGACCGCGGCCGTCGACGACCTCGACATCGTCGTCGACCGCTGTCTGTCGACGAGCCGGTCGCTGTACGCGACGCGCTTTCTCGACAGCTACGGCGTCCCCGTGGTCAACTCCCCCGAGACGGGCGACGTCTGTGCCGACAAGGCGAAGAACTCGCTCGCGCTCGCCGAGGCCGACGTGCCGACGCCCGCGACGGAGGTAGCGTTCACCAAAGACGCTGCCCTCGACGCGATCGAGTCGTTCGGCTACCCCTGCGTGCTCAAGCCTGTCACCGGCTCGTGGGGTCGGCTGATGGCGAAGATCGACTCGCGGAACGCCGCCGAGGCGATCTTAGAGCACAAAGAGACGCTCGGTCATTACGAGCACAAGGTGTTCTACGTCCAGGAGTTTGTCGACAAGCCCGGCCGCGACATCCGCGTGCTGGCGGTCGACGGCGAGCCCGTCGCGGCGATGACGCGGTCGTCCGACCACTGGCTCACGAACGCTGCGAAAGGCGGCGAGACGACGCCGTTCGATCTGGACGACCGCGCGCTGGAACTGGTCGAGCGCGCCTCCGACGCGGTCGGCGGCGGCCTGCTCGGCGTCGACCTGATGGAGGTGGGCGTCGACGCGGACGCGGACCCCGCCGAGGGCGGCGGCGCGGACGGGTACACCGTCCACGAGGTGAACCACACGGTCGAGTTCAAGGCGCTCGACGCCGCGACCGATGTCGACGTTCCCGCGCGGGTCGTCGACTGGGTGGAGACGAAGGCGACCGAACTGGCCGGCGGAGAGGCCGAGGAGGCGGACGCATGACGGCCGACGCCGACGCGGCCGACGACGCGACGGCCGCGACCGACGACCCGGTCGGCGAGACCCTCACCGCGAGCGTCATCGGCGGCACGGGATTCACCGGCGGCGAGCTGTTGCGCCTGCTCTCCGGCCACCCGAACTTCGAGGTCGTTCAGGCCACGTCGCGGTCGGCGGACAACATGACCGTCGGTCGCTCGCACCCGAACCTGCGCGGGCTCGACCTGCGCTTCTCGGACCCGGACGAGCTGGCGTCCGTCGACGTGCTCTTTTCGGCGACGCCGCACGGCGTCTCGATGGGACAGGTGGACGAGTACTTCGAGGCGGCGGACACGGTCGTCGACCTGTCCGCGGACTTCCGGCTGCCGGAGGCCGAGCTGTACGACGAGTGGTACGACGGCCACGAGTCGCCGGAGTACCTGGAGCGCGCGGAGTACGCGCTCCCCGAACTCAACCGCGAGAACCTCGCTGGGGCGGACCTAATAGCCGGCGGCGGCTGTAACGCGACCGCGACGATCCTCGGACTGAAGCCGCTCGTCGACGCCGGCGCCCTCGACCCGGATACCGATCGGGTCGTCGTCGACGTGAAGGTCGGCTCCTCGGAGGGCGGTGCCGGCGGCGGCGCGGCCTCCTCGCATCCGGAGCGCTCGGGCGTCGTGCGCCCGTACGCGCCAACGAGCCACCGTCACGAGGCCGAGATCGAGGCGTACCTCGGGCTCTCCGTCTCCTTCACCGTTCACGCGGTCGAGATGGTCCGCGGTGCGTCGGCGACCTGCCACGTCTTCCCCGGCGAGCCCGTCTCGAAGGGCGACCTGTGGGGGGCGTACCGCGACGCGTACGCCGACGAGCGGTTTATGCGGATCGTCTCCGGCGGGGGCGGCGTCTACCGCTATCCCGAGCCGAAGGCAGTTGCCGGCACGAACTACGGCGAGGTCGGCTTCGAACTCGACCCCGGCAACCGGCGCGTCGTCGTCTTCTCGGCTATCGACAACATGATGAAAGGCTCCGCCGGGCAGGCGGTCCACGCGGCGAACATCGCCCTGGACCTGCCCGAAGAGGCGGGATTAGAGTTCGAGGGGCTTCACCCCGTGGGGTCGCCATGAGCGGGAACGACACGCGGAGCGGTCAGCCCGCGTCCTGCGCGATCGCAGACGGCGGCGCACCCGCAGACGAGCCTCCGGTCGTCGTCAAGATCGGCGGCGCGAAGGCGGTCGATCCCGCTGGCGCGGTCGACGACGTGGCGAGTCTCGCCGCGGACGGCCGCGAGGTCGTCGTCGTCCACGGCGGCTCGACGGTCGTCGACGAGGTTATCGAGCGGCTCGGGATGGAGCCCGAGTACGTCGAGTCGGCCTCCGGCGTCACCGGTCGGTTCACCGACGCGGAGACGATGGAGGCGTTCACGATGGCGATGGCCGGCAAACTCAACACCGAGCTGACGGCGCTGTTCCGCGAGGCCGGCGTCGACGCGGTCGGCCTCTCGGGCGTCGACGGCGGGCTTCTCTCGGGGCCGCGCAAGTCGGCGGTCCGCGTGGTCGAGGACGGCAAAACGAAGATCAAACGGGGCGAACACTCCGGCCGGATCGAGTCGGTGAACGCCGATCTGCTGGCCGGCCTGCTCGCCGACGGATACACGCCCGTCGTCTCGCCGCCGATGGAGGGAACGGAGAGTGACGGCGGCGTCACCCCGGTCAACGCGGACGCTGACCGGGCGGCCGCCGCGGTCGCGGGCGCGCTCGACGCCGACCTCGTCCTGCTGACGGACGTGGCGGGCGTCTACGCCGATCCCGACGACCCCGACACGCTGATCGCGTCGGCGGCGACGCCCGACGAACTCGCGGCGGTTGAGGACGCTGCCGAGGGGTTCATGGGCAAGAAGGTGATGGCGGCCAAGGAAGCGCTCTCGGGTGGCTCCGGCCGCGTCGTCGTCGCCGACGCCAACGCCGACGACCCGATCGTCGCCGCGCTCGGCGGCGCGGGGACGACGATCGAACGCTCCGCGCTCGGTGAGGACGCGGAAGCCGCGGAGGACGCGGAAGCCGAAACGGAGGGCGAGACCGCATGAGCGGATTCGTCTTCTCCGAGAAGCCGATCGAGATCGCCTCTGGCGACGGGGTGTATCTCACCGACACCACCGGGACCGAGTACCTCGACTTCGGCGCGAGCTACGCGTGCACGCCGGTCGGGCACTGTCACCCCGAGGTCGTCGACGCGGCGACAAGCCAGATAGAGGAGCTGCTGTACGTGCAGGCGTCGTACCCGCACGCGGCGCGGACGGCGCTGTACGAGAAGCTCTCCGCGACCGGCCCCGGCGACATCGACAACGTCTGGCTTTGTAACTCCGGGACGGAGGCCAACGAGGCCGCGCTGAAGTTCGCCCGGCATGCGACGGGCCGCGAGAAGATCGTCGCGACCACGCAGGGCTTTCACGGCCGGACGATGGGCGCGCTCGCGACCACCTGGAAGCAGAAGTACAAGCAGGGGTTCGAGCCGCTCGCGGGCGGCGTGGAGTTCGTCGAGTACGGCGACGCGGAGGCGATGCGCGAGGCGGTCGACGACGAGACCGCCGCGGTCATCCTCGAACCTCTGCAGGGCGAAGGCGGGATAAACCCCGCTCCGACGGCGTACCTGCAGTCGGTCCGCGAGGCGACCGAGAAGGCCGGGGCCGCGATGATCGTAGACGAGATCCAGACTGGGCTCGGCCGCACCGGGTCGCTGTGGGCGGCGGAGACTCACGACGTGGTGCCGGACGTGCTCACGACCGCGAAGGGACTCGGTAGCGGGCTCCCGATCGGCGCGACGCTCTGTCGCGACTGGATCGCCGAGGATGCCGGGAATCACGGCTCGACGTTCTCCGGCGGCCCGGTCGTCTCGGCCGCTGCCGGGGCGACGCTCGACGTGATCGAACGTGAAGACCTCTCGGCACACGCCGACGAGGTCGGAGCGTACCTGCGCGGTGAGCTCACCGACCGCCTCGGCGACGACATCCGCGACGTCCGCGGTGACGGGCTGATGGTCGGGATCGAGGTGAAACGCGGCTCGAACCGCCTGCTTCGCGATCTGGCCATGAACCACCAGATACTCGCGCTGCCCGCGGGTCGCACCGTCTTGCGCTTGCTCCCGCCGCTCACCATCGAACGCGAGCACGCCGACGCCGTCGTCGACGCCATCGCCGAGGTGATCAGCTGATGGCGGCCGGCAAAGAGCGGGAGAGCGACGAGTCGAGCGATGAGTCGACGCGTTCCGCCGGTGATGTCGTCGCCGGCGGCGGCTACCCCGCGGCCTGCGACACGCCGGCCCGGAAGCTCCTGTACGACATGGTGTCCATCCCCTCGCCGTCGGGCGAGGAGGAGCGCGCCGCGGAGCGGCTGGTCGACTTCTTTACGGCCAACGGGCGGGAGGCGTGGATCGATGACGCCGGCAACGTCCGCGCGCCGGCGAACGACGCCGTACTCCTCACCTCGCACGTCGACACGGTGCCGGGCGACATTCCGGTCGAGGTGCGGCCGGCCCCGCCAGAGGGCGAACTGCCGGAACCGTCCGACGTTCGGGTCGGCGACCCCGGCGATCCCGTGCTGTGGGGTCGCGGGGCGGTCGACGCGACGGGGCCGCTCGTCACGATGGCGGTCGCGGCGGTGAAAACCGGCGTCTCCTTCGCGGGCGTCGTCCGCGAGGAGGTCGACTCCGGCGGCGCGCGCCACCTCATCGACGACCGCGACGCGCCGGACGCGGTGGTCAACGGCGAGCCGTCGGGCTGGCAGGGGATCACGCTCGGCTACCGCGGACTGCTGGAGGGGACCTACGTGAACACGAGCGAGTCGGGCCACTCCTCGCGGCCGGAGCCGAACGCGATCCAGCACGCGATCGACTGGTGGCACGGCGTCGAGGAGACGTTCACTCCGGAGGACTCCGACACCGCGGTGTTCGACCAAGTGACGACCAAACCCATCTCGATCGACGGCGGACTGAGCGACGACGGGCTCGCCGTGGAGACGACGATGGACGTGCAGCTGCGCATTCCACCATCTCGTCCCGTCGACGAGATCCACGAACTCTCCGAGGCGGAGCTGTCGACCGGCTCGGTCCACTGGGGCGAGCCGATGCCGCCCGTCATGGAGAGCCCGCGCACGGATCTGGCCCGGGCGTTCCGCGTCGCGATCCGGGCGGCCGACGGCGACGTCCGCCTGCTGCGAAAGACCGGCACGAGCGACATGAACCTCTTTGCGGCCGCGTGGGACTGCCCGATGGTCACCTACGGCCCCGGGAACTC carries:
- the argH gene encoding argininosuccinate lyase encodes the protein MTDDDPAVTAEGAEDADTAVRRDRFSGGPARAFLSSLAADAAIFEADLAVDRAHTVMLAEREIVDDAVAGEILAALDAVEAAGHGDLDGGEDVHEAIETAVIDRIGPDGGRMHTARSRNDEVATCIRYRLREDLLAAAEATLTLRRALLDVAGEHTETVMPGYTHLQPAQPTTIAHYLLSYEGGIARDTARLLDAYERTNRSPLGAAAFAGTPFDIDRERTAELLGFDGLVANSMDAASARDFLAEGATACATLATTLSGLAEDLVLFSNKGFVELSDDYASTSSIMPQKKNPDTLELTRGVAGDAIGEAAGTLSLLKGLPRAYNRDLQRAHASVFETADDVREAAEVAAGAVATADWNEAVLADAAGDGFSTATGVADLLATGGLPFRTAHEIVAAAAERVADDDAPPAAAAKVDEAARTVTGEPLSAYVSREEVEAVLDPERSVASRDSAGGPAPDAVACDLEARRESLDADETTLAARREALADAARALDAEVSEYV
- the uvrB gene encoding excinuclease ABC subunit UvrB; the protein is MSDADSPLSEDRPTVDRPLRVDAPFEPAGDQPEAIAQLVEGFEGGADRQTLLGVTGSGKTNTVSWVAEELDQPTLVLAHNKTLAAQLYEEFRELFPDNAVEYFVSYYDYYQPEAYVEQTDTFIDKEMSINEEIDRLRHSATRSLLTRDDVIVVASVSAIYGLGDPQNYREMALRLEVGEAVGRDRLLADLVDLNYERNDVDFTQGTFRVRGDTVEIYPMYGRYAVRVELWGDEIDRIVKVDPMKGEVVSEEPAVMLHPAEHYSIPDDKLERAIAEIEELMEKRVSYFERQGDLVAAQRIEERTTFDIEMLREAGYCSGIENYSVHMDDRESGDAPYTLLDYFPDDFLTVIDESHQTIPQIKGQYEGDKSRKDSLVENGFRLPTAYDNRPLTFEEFEAKTDRTLYVSATPGDYERETSEQIAEQIVRPTHLVDPKVEVTEATGQVEDLLERVGERIERDERVLVTTLTKRMAEDLTEYFEEAGIDVAYMHDETDTLERHEIIRDLRLGNIDVLVGINLLREGLDIPEVSLVAILDADQEGFLRSTTTLVQTMGRAARNVNGEVVLYADRMTDSMEAAIEETQRRREIQLEYNDEHGYEATTIDKPVGETNLPGATTDTASVSVGDVESEEEARAQIDALEERMDEAASNLEFELAADIRDRIAELRRAFEIGDGDEGVPAPVGGE
- a CDS encoding acetylglutamate/acetylaminoadipate kinase, with amino-acid sequence MSGNDTRSGQPASCAIADGGAPADEPPVVVKIGGAKAVDPAGAVDDVASLAADGREVVVVHGGSTVVDEVIERLGMEPEYVESASGVTGRFTDAETMEAFTMAMAGKLNTELTALFREAGVDAVGLSGVDGGLLSGPRKSAVRVVEDGKTKIKRGEHSGRIESVNADLLAGLLADGYTPVVSPPMEGTESDGGVTPVNADADRAAAAVAGALDADLVLLTDVAGVYADPDDPDTLIASAATPDELAAVEDAAEGFMGKKVMAAKEALSGGSGRVVVADANADDPIVAALGGAGTTIERSALGEDAEAAEDAEAETEGETA
- the lysW gene encoding lysine biosynthesis protein LysW, which produces MTSDTDTLVAEDPITGDEIELPADVEVGEIIDSPVTGTELEVISLDPVVLEEAPELEEDWGE
- a CDS encoding argininosuccinate synthase; amino-acid sequence: MTSVALAFSGGLDTTVCVPLLKEEYGYDEVIGVNVDVGQPTEEFDEAEETADALGLDIHVVDAKEEFAELCFDAVKTNATYQGYPLGTALARPVIAEAILGVAEEEGCDAIAHGCTGKGNDQLRFEAVWRGSDLEVIAPVRELGLTREWEIDYAAEKDLPVEAGDGGVWSIDENIWSRAVEGGELENPDYEPPEDIYEWTAEPEGETTIEVAFEEGVPVAVDGEAMDPVPLIQHLNEYAGGYGIGRTDVMEDRMLGLKVRENYEHPAATVLLTAHQALEDLVLTKNERSFKKGIEQEWSEKAYQGLVFAPVVDALNAFVDETQDVVTGTATVKVSGGNCRVVARDSEYAVYSEEMASFNTEDVAGIAQEDATGVAKYHGLQERLANDVKEAVSKPELASDGGETADEE
- the lysX gene encoding lysine biosynthesis protein LysX, whose product is MKVGILYSRIRKDEKLLLSELRDRDHDVEKIDVRKERFGLDATTAAVDDLDIVVDRCLSTSRSLYATRFLDSYGVPVVNSPETGDVCADKAKNSLALAEADVPTPATEVAFTKDAALDAIESFGYPCVLKPVTGSWGRLMAKIDSRNAAEAILEHKETLGHYEHKVFYVQEFVDKPGRDIRVLAVDGEPVAAMTRSSDHWLTNAAKGGETTPFDLDDRALELVERASDAVGGGLLGVDLMEVGVDADADPAEGGGADGYTVHEVNHTVEFKALDAATDVDVPARVVDWVETKATELAGGEAEEADA
- the argC gene encoding N-acetyl-gamma-glutamyl-phosphate reductase; amino-acid sequence: MTADADAADDATAATDDPVGETLTASVIGGTGFTGGELLRLLSGHPNFEVVQATSRSADNMTVGRSHPNLRGLDLRFSDPDELASVDVLFSATPHGVSMGQVDEYFEAADTVVDLSADFRLPEAELYDEWYDGHESPEYLERAEYALPELNRENLAGADLIAGGGCNATATILGLKPLVDAGALDPDTDRVVVDVKVGSSEGGAGGGAASSHPERSGVVRPYAPTSHRHEAEIEAYLGLSVSFTVHAVEMVRGASATCHVFPGEPVSKGDLWGAYRDAYADERFMRIVSGGGGVYRYPEPKAVAGTNYGEVGFELDPGNRRVVVFSAIDNMMKGSAGQAVHAANIALDLPEEAGLEFEGLHPVGSP